Proteins co-encoded in one Arachis hypogaea cultivar Tifrunner chromosome 11, arahy.Tifrunner.gnm2.J5K5, whole genome shotgun sequence genomic window:
- the LOC112723795 gene encoding serine carboxypeptidase 1: MKNTFALCSYLLLLVTLLGLVFSNCKANQVDNLDELINSRSSENPPKTLSWTKEDAYIPKYYYTSSIDPSPSQEEQKLADKITALPGQPYYGSNFDQYAGYVTVDPNAGRDLFYYFVESPANFSQYNPLVLWLNGGPGCSSLGFGAFEELGPFRVNPDGQTLYRNQFSWNEVANVLFLESPAGVGFSYAQNDSQTFFHTSGDKAAAKDAYVFLVNWLDRFPEYKDREIYITGESYAGHYVPQLAYTIVVNNLFRQIANQSAINLQGIAIGNPWVDDFTGVKGLFDYLWTHALNSDQTHELIERYCDFKSQSVSSICINATRNAFAEKGPIDSYNIYAPLCHDTSLKSSQTGSVYNYDPCSNVYVQAYLNRPEVQQALHAKPTQWSHCSLFQWKDSPVTVLPLIKKLIDHNINVWIYSGDVDSRVSVTATRYALNVLKLPIVTPWYPWYSENEIGGYAVQYKGLAFATVRGAGHMVPSWQPERAFNLILAFLSGYPSPPSSPK, encoded by the exons ATGAAGAACACTTTTGCTCTTTGTTCTTATTTACTCCTCCTTGTTACCCTTTTGGGTCTAGTATTCTCAAATTGCAAAGCCAACCAAGTTGATAACCTTGATGAGTTGATTAATTCAAGAAGCTCAGAGAATCCTCCTAAGACTCTTTCTTGGACAAAAGAAGATGCATACATACCAAAATATTATTATACTTCTTCTATTGATCCATCTCCATCACAAGAGGAGCAAAAGTTGGCTGATAAAATAACTGCATTGCCAGGTCAACCATATTATGGGTCAAATTTTGACCAATATGCAGGGTATGTTACTGTTGATCCAAATGCTGGGAGagatcttttctattattttgtgGAGTCTCCAGCTAATTTCTCTCAGTACAACCCTTTGGTTTTGTGGCTCAATGGAG GACCTGGTTGCTCCTCACTGGGTTTCGGTGCATTTGAGGAGTTGGGACCCTTCAGAGTCAACCCTGATGGTCAAACCCTATACCGCAACCAATTTTCCTGGAacgaag TGGCTAATGTTCTGTTCTTGGAATCCCCTGCTGGAGTGGGATTCTCGTACGCACAAAATGATTCACAAACATTTTTCCATACTTCCGGTGACAAGGCTGCTGCAAAGGATGCCTACGTGTTCCTGGTTAACTGGCTAGACCGGTTTCCAGAGTACAAAGACCGTGAAATTTACATCACTGGCGAGAGCTATGCCGGTCACTATGTGCCTCAGCTTGCATATACTATTGTTGTCAACAATCTTTTCAGACAAATTGCCAACCAATCTGCTATCAACCTTCAAGGCATTGCT ATAGGGAACCCATGGGTTGATGATTTTACTGGTGTAAAGGGGTTATTTGATTACCTCTGGACTCATGCTTTGAACTCAGACCAAACTCATGAGCTCATTGAGAGATACTGTGACTTCAAATCCCAATCCGTTTCCTCTATTTGTATCAATGCAACAAGAAATGCCTTCGCTGAGAAAGGACCCATTGACTCCTATAATATATACGCACCACTGTGTCACGACACCTCTCTCAAATCTTCTCAAACTGGTTCT GTATACAATTACGACCCATGCTCTAATGTGTACGTGCAAGCCTATCTAAATAGGCCAGAGGTCCAACAAGCTCTTCATGCAAAACCCACACAATGGAGCCACTGCAG TTTGTTTCAGTGGAAGGACAGCCCAGTTACAGTCCTACCCCTCATCAAGAAGCTCATCGACCACAATATTAATGTCTGGATATACAG tggTGATGTAGATTCAAGAGTGTCAGTCACAGCTACCAGATATGCACTCAACGTCCTCAAGCTCCCTATTGTGACCCCTTGGTATCCATGGTATTCTGAAAACGAG atTGGAGGATATGCGGTGCAATACAAAGGATTGGCATTTGCGACAGTGAGAGGAGCAGGGCATATGGTTCCAAGCTGGCAGCCAGAACGGGCTTTCAACTTGATCTTAGCATTCCTCAGTGGATATCCCTCCCCTCCTAGTTCACCAAAATGA